Part of the Burkholderia humptydooensis genome, GAACATCCTCGCCGCGCTGTTCGAGCGTGAACGCACGGGACGCGGACGACACATCGATCTGTCGATGCTCGAGAGCATGATCGAATGGATGGGCTATCCGCTCTACTACGCGATCGACGGCCAGACGCCGCCGCCGCGCACCGGCGCGTCGCACGCGACGATCTATCCGTACGGCCCGTTTCCGGCGGGCGACGGCAAGACTGTGATGCTCGGCCTGCAGAACGAACGCGAGTGGCAGCGCTTTTGCGACACCGTCGTGCGGCTGCCCGAGCTCGCCGCCGACGATCGCTTCCGCACGAACAGCCTGCGCTCGAGCCATCGCGATGCGCTCGCGCACATCATCCGCACGGCGTTTTCGACGCTGAGCGCCGACGAAGTGATCGCGCGCCTCGACGAAGCCGGCATCGCGAATGCGCGGGTCAACGACATGCATCACGTGTGGCAACACGGCCAGTTGAAGGCCCGGCATCGCTGGACGCACGTCGATACGCCGGCGGGCCCCGTGCCCGCGCTCTACCCGCCCGGCGTCGCCGCGCGGGACGAACCCGCGATGGCGCCCGTGCCGGCGCTCGGCCAGCACACGGACGCGATCCTGCGCGAGCTCGGCTACGACGATGCCCGCATCGCACGCTTGCGCGACGAAGGCGCCGTCTAGCGGCGCGAGACATGACCGGACCTTCCCCTCGAAGCAAGGCCGGCACGCATCGTTCATATCAGGAGACACGCATGACCCCGATCGTCAACGCGGCCGGTCGACTCGACCGCCTGCCCGTTTCACGTTTCCACTGGAAGATCCTCGGACTCATTGCGGCCGGCGCGTTCCTCGATGCATTCGACCTCTATCTCGCGAACGGCGCCGTCGCCGCGATGGTGAAGACGGGCTTCGCCGATCTGCGCAGCGGCGCGACGTTCGTGTCGGCGACCTTCGTCGGCATGATGATCGGCGCGGCGCTCGCGGGCTACGTCGGCGACAGGCTCGGCCGTCGCTATTCGTATCAGCTCAATCTCGCGGTGTTCGGACTCGCGTCGCTCGCCGCGTGCTTCGCGCCCGACTCGCGGGGCTCGGCGCGCTCTTCAAGGCCGACATGCGCGGCCGCACGATCGTCGCCGCGATGACCGCGATCGCCGTCAACATCGGCCTGTACGGGTTCATCGCGTGGCTGCCGACGTTCTTCGTGTCGGAGGGGCTGTCGGTCGTGAAATCGCTCGGCTTCGTGCTGCTGATGTCGATCGGCTCGCCCGTCGGCGGCGCGTGCGGCTATCTGATCGCCGACAGGATCGGCCGCGCGAAGGGCATCGCATACGCGGCCGTCGTC contains:
- a CDS encoding CaiB/BaiF CoA transferase family protein; the protein is MRPLTGITVVAFEHAIAAPFCTRQLADLGARVIKIERPGVGDFARQYDERVCGLASHFVWANRSKESMTLDVKRPEAVGIVHGLLANADVLVQNLAPGAMQRLGFGYDALRERYPALIVCDISGYGLDGPYRDKKAYDLLIQSESGFLSITGSNDAPAKAGCSIADIAAGMYAYSNILAALFERERTGRGRHIDLSMLESMIEWMGYPLYYAIDGQTPPPRTGASHATIYPYGPFPAGDGKTVMLGLQNEREWQRFCDTVVRLPELAADDRFRTNSLRSSHRDALAHIIRTAFSTLSADEVIARLDEAGIANARVNDMHHVWQHGQLKARHRWTHVDTPAGPVPALYPPGVAARDEPAMAPVPALGQHTDAILRELGYDDARIARLRDEGAV